In bacterium, a genomic segment contains:
- a CDS encoding glycosyltransferase has product MEHVLHVLASLNRGGAETRIVELYREIDRNRLQFDFLVHQPGEHSYDEAIKSMGGLKYTISDPRAQGVLVHFIDILRMLRREGPFRAVHAHTSYHAGLALLAARLAGVKYRVAHARTTSTFESRRPIKRMIVALGRALIRANATSLLAISEDAAKFVFGNRVVRQGRVTIVPNAINLEPYACLCEDDNLAMRKQLAIPRDALVLGHVGRFSFMKNQEFLLIVLGKLRASGVDARLILVGDGERRRRVESLSRNAGIDEFVNFLGVRDDIARLNRMFDVYAMPSLFEGLGGAAIEAQAAGTPCVLAQGIPKSVDMGLGLVEFLSLNDAQEWADAVLRDAGKPRVPFVTICDAFQRLGFTIVNERQMFLSSYGMKLDDGIVSRKNRKCK; this is encoded by the coding sequence ATGGAACATGTACTTCACGTGTTGGCAAGTCTTAACCGTGGTGGAGCTGAAACTCGGATTGTTGAGCTCTATCGCGAAATCGATCGCAATCGCCTGCAATTCGATTTTCTTGTACATCAGCCTGGGGAACATAGCTACGATGAGGCCATTAAATCAATGGGAGGGTTAAAATACACCATTAGCGATCCTCGAGCACAGGGAGTTCTTGTGCATTTTATTGATATCCTAAGAATGTTAAGGCGAGAAGGGCCTTTCCGAGCAGTGCATGCGCACACCTCATACCATGCCGGTTTGGCACTGCTTGCGGCACGCTTAGCAGGAGTCAAGTATCGCGTGGCCCACGCCCGCACGACATCAACTTTTGAGTCACGCCGGCCGATTAAGCGCATGATTGTTGCCTTGGGACGTGCATTGATCCGTGCCAATGCAACAAGCCTTCTCGCTATCAGTGAAGATGCGGCAAAGTTCGTGTTTGGGAATCGCGTAGTACGCCAGGGCAGAGTAACAATTGTTCCTAATGCTATCAATCTAGAGCCATATGCCTGCCTTTGTGAAGATGATAATCTGGCGATGCGCAAACAGCTTGCAATCCCGCGGGACGCACTTGTCCTTGGGCATGTCGGTCGATTCTCTTTCATGAAAAATCAAGAATTCCTGCTGATAGTTCTCGGTAAATTACGCGCGAGTGGAGTCGATGCGCGACTGATTCTGGTCGGTGATGGAGAACGCCGGCGGCGTGTAGAGTCCCTTTCAAGGAATGCGGGTATAGATGAATTTGTCAACTTCCTGGGAGTTCGCGATGACATCGCGCGATTAAATAGGATGTTCGATGTGTACGCCATGCCATCCCTGTTTGAAGGTTTAGGGGGGGCCGCAATCGAGGCCCAGGCGGCAGGAACCCCATGTGTTTTAGCCCAAGGCATACCGAAGTCCGTCGATATGGGACTCGGATTAGTGGAGTTTTTGTCTCTGAATGATGCTCAAGAGTGGGCTGACGCTGTGTTGCGTGACGCTGGAAAACCGCGTGTCCCATTTGTGACCATTTGTGATGCATTCCAAAGGCTGGGATTTACAATTGTGAACGAGCGCCAAATGTTTTTATCTAGTTATGGAATGAAGTTAGATGACGGTATTGTGAGTCGGAAGAATAGGAAATGCAAATGA
- a CDS encoding DapH/DapD/GlmU-related protein → MRTVCKWYQLSRRLYLAKIPVLPKIIKRCIRIVFSCDLPFTAEIDRGVEFAHSGLGVVIHSKAIIGSGTVIYQNVTIGGNGKSEELNGIPVIGKHVFIGAGAVILGPVTIGDYAKVGANAVVLHSIPAHAVAVGVPARIIKMNALHSDSEN, encoded by the coding sequence ATGCGTACAGTCTGCAAATGGTATCAATTATCACGACGCCTATATCTGGCAAAGATTCCTGTGTTGCCGAAAATCATAAAGCGATGTATCCGGATTGTTTTCTCGTGCGATCTCCCCTTTACCGCTGAGATCGATAGGGGGGTTGAGTTTGCCCATAGCGGATTAGGCGTTGTCATTCATTCGAAAGCTATTATTGGTTCGGGTACTGTCATATATCAGAATGTTACCATCGGAGGGAATGGCAAATCGGAGGAGTTGAACGGCATTCCTGTGATAGGTAAACATGTGTTTATTGGCGCAGGTGCGGTGATACTTGGTCCGGTGACGATTGGAGATTATGCTAAAGTCGGAGCAAATGCGGTGGTGTTGCACTCGATTCCCGCACACGCTGTCGCAGTAGGCGTGCCTGCAAGAATCATAAAGATGAATGCGCTGCATTCCGACTCCGAAAACTAA